In Aspergillus nidulans FGSC A4 chromosome II, the genomic stretch CATGCAATACACCTTCGGCCTATGTGATTTAGGCCTAGACCGTGTATGTAGGTGTATATCACCTCTAAAGTCGCCTTGTTGTAAATTAATACTCATGAATTTGACCAAGTTTAACTTTCGAAAAGACGATATAATAAGCGGCTATACATGCGAATTTACCTCTATACTCACAGCATGGTTCTCACGTAAGTTTTGTCATAGAGTTGTAAAGTATTGTAAATAGTCTGATGGAAGCTCATCCGCATATGATTCATTGTGTAAACCTTGCATGTGATAATCCCTTCCTGCATATCACCTATCATTCATATGGCTTGTTGTAGCGTACCGAACAATCCATACTGATGGCCTTCCTATTGATCTCGTATTCAACATCGACTCAGCCCTTCAGAACCCAGAACCCAGAGCTCTGGGCAGACAGATTTCTTAAACCAATGCACAACCCTTCTTTCGTAGTCCCGCAATTTCCGCAACAACCGCTCACGGGCCGACGTGACTCACGACTCAGGTTAGATGATAAATGGTGGCATTCATATCGCATGCATAGGTTGCCTTCCTCTCGCCCTCTAACAGTTCCCGCATCTTGGATAATCTCGGTAGCCACACTTTTTTCATCGTCTAAGGGGTAAAACTCACCTTTTCTTAACTCTCGAAACATTGGACACATAATGTCCACATCCCTCAGCAAACTTGCTGCTCAATTCCCCTGGGCCGCTGTTCCGCTAATAGTCAGCGCCCCGATGCGGGTCATGGCAGGCCCCAAGCTCGCTGTTGCAGCCTCCACGGCCGGAGGGCTAGGCTTCATCGGCCCGGGCGTCAAAACAGCAAACATGCTAAGCGACCTTGAAGAAGCCTCGACGCTGATCAAGAATTCAAGGCTCGCCTCGCTAGGACCAACCCTAAAGACTTTGCCCGTTGGTGTTGGTTTCCAGGTTTGGAGCGACGATCTGGACACCGCGACGCATGCAGTCAGAGAGTTCAAGCCCTGCGTTGTGTGGCTGTTCGCTCCGAAGGAATTCACAGACTTAACCATCTGGTCGAACACGCTGCGGGATGTATCGCCCAACTCGCAGATCTGGATCCAGGTTGGGACATTGAGCGAGGTCAAACGTCTCCTTACCATGGGGACAAGCACAAGCACACGCGATGGGCCAGACGCCATTGTCGTGCAAGGCAGCGAGGCCGGCGGGCATGGCCGGGCAAGTGACGGCCTCGGTCTGGTTTCGTTGCTCCCTGAGGCAGCCGATGCAGTGGCCGCAAGCCAGACACCAGAAATCCCGCTCCTGGCGGCCGGGGGCATTGCAGATACCCGGGGCGCATCTGCCGCGCTCTGTCTGGGTGCATCTGGGATCGTGCTGGGGACAAGATTTCTCGCTGCTACCGAAGCGCGCATCAGTTCTGGCTACCAACATGAGATTCTGCGCGCTGACGATGGCGCTGTCAGCACCACGCGGACGCTGCTGTATAATCATCTGCGTGGGATCACCACGTGGCCGGAGGAATATAGTCCGCGGACGATCATCAATCAATCGTTTGTTGAGTATCGGGCTGGCACGGCCTTTGAGGAATTGAAGAAGCGCCACGACGAGCATTTGCAGTTGGGGGATGCCGGATGGGGGCCCAATGGGAGGCTGGCGACGTATGCTGGGGCATCAGTTGGGTTGATTCATGAAGTTAAGGATGCAGGAGACATTGTGAGAGATCAGGGAGGgcgtgaagaagatggttCGGTTTACAGATTAGGCGAAACTTGGTGTTTAAGGGCGTTATACTGGCGCAATAACCTGCCAGCATTTTGTTCTCCTTACTGATATTGAAAGTATTACTTTTACAGGATAAGTCAAGTAACTTATGATCTGTCTTATTCTGCGACCATGGTCTTACGCTATATTACAATAATTCTCATAATGGGCTGTAGTGAAAACTTATGATTGAACGAGACTTACCACGCTTTGCACCTGCTAGTTAAGCATTCTCTGTTTCCTTAAGCCCTAGTCATGGCTTCTAAGAAATGGCACAAAAAAGAATGTGATACCAGTCCTTTTAAGAAGCGCGGGGTATGTCA encodes the following:
- a CDS encoding nitronate monooxygenase (transcript_id=CADANIAT00004556), whose product is MSTSLSKLAAQFPWAAVPLIVSAPMRVMAGPKLAVAASTAGGLGFIGPGVKTANMLSDLEEASTLIKNSRLASLGPTLKTLPVGVGFQVWSDDLDTATHAVREFKPCVVWLFAPKEFTDLTIWSNTLRDVSPNSQIWIQVGTLSEVKRLLTMGTSTSTRDGPDAIVVQGSEAGGHGRASDGLGLVSLLPEAADAVAASQTPEIPLLAAGGIADTRGASAALCLGASGIVLGTRFLAATEARISSGYQHEILRADDGAVSTTRTLLYNHLRGITTWPEEYSPRTIINQSFVEYRAGTAFEELKKRHDEHLQLGDAGWGPNGRLATYAGASVGLIHEVKDAGDIVRDQGGREEDGSVYRLGETWCLRALYWRNNLPAFCSPY